The following are encoded in a window of Amaranthus tricolor cultivar Red isolate AtriRed21 chromosome 2, ASM2621246v1, whole genome shotgun sequence genomic DNA:
- the LOC130806249 gene encoding SKP1-like protein 13 yields the protein MEDSSNFPENAITLTSSDGVTYEIEEDVAVQIKTIHMFFEDLPVNGRKFPVPDVTGVTLGKVIEYCEKHVESPNSSKPEYIQELKKWDQEFVKGLDLSILFDVIEAADFLYVKSLLELTCEAVADMIRGKTPEEIRKTFNIINDFTPEEEAQVRKENEWAFV from the coding sequence ATGGAAGATTCTTCTAATTTTCCTGAGAACGCGATAACTCTAACGAGTTCAGATGGAGTGACGTACGAAATCGAAGAAGACGTTGCAGTGCAAATAAAAACAATCCATATGTTTTTTGAAGATTTGCCTGTAAATGGAAGAAAGTTTCCGGTGCCGGATGTAACCGGAGTTACACTAGGCAAGGTTATCGAGTACTGTGAAAAACATGTGGAAAGCCCTAATAGCAGTAAGCCTGAGTATATTCAAGAACTCAAGAAATGGGATCAAGAATTCGTGAAGGGTCTTGATCTGTCCATTCTATTTGATGTAATAGAAGCTGCTGACTTTTTGTATGTTAAATCTTTGTTGGAATTGACATGCGAAGCTGTAGCGGATATGATCAGAGGCAAAACGCCGGAGGAGATCAGGAAAACTTTCAACATCATTAATGATTTTACACCTGAAGAAGAGGCACAAGTTCGTAAAGAGAATGAATGGGCTTTCGTATAA